The Thiobacillus sp. genome contains the following window.
GGTTCAGGAACAGGGGGCGGTCATAGCCATGTTCCGCCTTCCAGGCTGAGATGGCTTCAGGCGTCACCCGCTTGGCACCCAGGTGGATGCGGGCCATGTCGTCCGGAGTGTTCACCATGAAGAACAAGGCAAAGGTGAGCAGATTCACCCCAAGCAGGATGGGCACGGCGTAGAGAAGTCGGCGGATCAGGTAGTTCAGCATGCCGTCGCCTTCAGGCGTTTGCGGTAGGCCGCCACAGCAGGCCAGATCACGGCTGCGAGCAGGGCCACTGTCAATGCCAGGGGCCACCATACCGGCCTGTTCCACGCCGCCTGGTAGGCAGCCCGGGCGGCCCCGTCCACGCGCCGGTATTTGAGCTGGTTATGGGCCATGAGGTTGGGTTCCGCGTTGGCCACCCAGCCATGGCGCAGGCCAAAGCTCTTGGGGTAGAAGGCGAACACCCAGGGGGCGTCCTCCCGCGTGATCCTCACCATCTGGTCGATGACGACCTGGCGCTCTGGCCCATTCTCCATTTCCTTCATGCGCTCGAACAGCCGGTCGAAGGCCGAATTCTCGTAGTTGGCCGCATTCTCGCCGTTGCTGCCCACCTTCTTGTTGGGGCCATAGAGCAGGAAGAAGAAGTTCTCTGGGTCCGGGTAGTCCGCGTTCCAGCCCCATTCGAATAGCTGGGCGTTGCCCTTGAGCATCTTGTCCTGGAAGCGGTTGTAGTCCGTGGAGCGCACCACCAGCTGGATGCCCAGCCTGGCGAACTGCTTGCGGTACCAGTCCAGGCGTGACTTGGCCTCGGGGCCGCTGGCCATGGTGTCGAAATACAGGGTCAGAGGCTGCCCCGTGGCCGCCTCCCGGCCACCGGGATAGCCCGCCTGGGCCAGCAGTGCCTGGGCCTCGGCCAGGGGACGGCGCCGCGGCTGCCTGCCATCCCAGGTGTACACCACGGGATTGATACCCTCCTCGCCATCCCGCTGGCCGTAGATGCCGGGGGGCAAGGGCCCCTGGCCCGGCACGCCCCTGCCGTTGAGGAAGATGGAAATGAACTCTTCATAGTCCAGGGCGATGGATATGGCCTGGCGCAGTTTCCTGTTCCTCTCGGCCACCCCCCCCACCGTGGCATCCATCATGTTGAAGCCCAGGTACCAGTTGGACGCCCTCACGGTGGTGGTGAGCTGGATGCCCCGTTCACGCATGTCCGGCGTCAGGTCCGGGGTGCCGTCGGCACCGATGCGTATGGCCTGGTCGAAGCTGTCGGAACTGACCCCGGAGGCGTCGTAATAGCCCTGGAGGAACTTGTTCCAGTAGGGCACGTCCTCCTTTTCCAGGGAATAAACCACCTGGTCCACCATGGGCAGGCGTCGGCCCGCGTCCTGGTGGCCCGCCGGGAAGAAATCGTCGTGGTAATGAGGATTGCGCGCCAAGCGCATGACCCGGTTGGGATCGTTCTCTGCCAGGTAATAGGCCCCGGTGCCAACCGGTTGCCAGTCCAGGGTGAAATTCTTCTCCGCCATGCCCGGCTGGCGATAGAAGCGTTCCGCCTCCTTGGGCACCGGCGCGAAGAAAGGCATGGCCAGCCAGTACTGGAACTGGGGATACTTGCCGCGGATGCGGATGCGCCAGGTGTACTTGTCCACCACCTGGGCCCCGGGCAGTTCGAAGCGGTCCAGGTCGATGAAGCCGTCCCTGGGCACCTGCTTCGCCTCGGCGGCGATGGCCAGGGAAAACTCCTTCAAGCCAACGATGTATTCCGCCATGAGGCCCAGCAGCGGGGATTGCACCCGGGGGTCGGCCAGACGCCGTATCTGGAACACGTAGTCGGCGGCCTGCAGTTCCCGGGTATCGGTTTCCAGGAACTGGTCGAATCGGTCGATGGCCTCCAGTTCCACCGGATCCATGGGGATGTAGCGAGGCGTGCCGTCCGGCTTCCTGGCAAAGGCCGGGTGGGGCTGGTAGCGGATGCCCGGCTTCAGGCGCAGCTCATATTCCGTAAAGGCCAGGGCCGGATTGTCCGCCGCCACTTCCCTGCCCTGGGCATCCAGGTGCCGCACCCGGGGCATGGCCTCCAGGGTCAGGGGCTCCAGTTCGTAGGGCCGCTTGAGAAAATGGTACTGGAGGGCGGGCTCGTAGATGTTGCCGATGAAGACATACTCGTTCTCGCTATAGGAGCGGGCCGGATCCAGATGCTTGGGCCGTTCGGAAAAGGCGGAGAAGAGGACGGACTGGCCCGCCAGGCCCCCCGGATAGGGGCTGTTGGAAGGACCTGAGCAGGCGGAAAGGAATGCGGCGAGAAGAAGAAGCAGGAGGCGCACGACGGTTCGCATGGGCTGGGCCTGGGAACTGTCCTGACGCCTCCGCCGGGTGCCGTTTACTCGAAGGGATGCCGGCGCACGATGGTCTCTTCCCGGTCCGGGCCGGTGGAGATGATGTCGGCGGGCACGCCGCAGAGTTCTTCCATGCGCATCAGGTATTTCTGGGCGTTGGCGGGCAGTTCTTCAAAGGTTTTTACGCCCACGGTACTTTCCTTCCAGCCCGGGTGGTCCTCGTACACCGGCTCGCAATCGGCCAGCATTTCGGAGCCCACGGGGAGGATGTCGCAGACTTCGCCTCCCAGCTTGTAGCCGGTGGCGATGCGGATGGTGTCCATGCCGTCCAGCACGTCCAGCTTGGTGACGCACATGCCGGTGAGGCCGTTGATCTGGATGGCCCGCTTGAGGGCGGCGGCGTCGAACCAGCCGCAGCGGCGGGGCCGACCAGTGGTGGCACCGAACTCGTGGCCCTTCTCGGCCAGCCACTTGCCGTTGTCGTCGAACAGTTCCGTGGGGAAGGGCCCGGAGCCGACGCGGGTGGTATAGGCCTTGGTGATGCCCAGGATGTAGTGCATGGCGGAGGGGCCCATGCCGGAGCCGGTGGAGGCGCCGCCGGCGGTGCAGTTGGAGGAGGTGACGAAGGGATAGGTGCCGTGGTCGATGTCCAGCAGGGTGCCCTGGGCGCCTTCGAACAGCAGGTTCTCGCCCCGCTTGTTGGCTTCGTAGAGGTTGCGGGGCACGTCGCCGATCATGGGCTTGATCTTCTCGGCCAGTTCCATGGCCTGGTCCAGGGTCTGGTGGAAGTCCACGGTCTCCCACTTGAAGTAGTGCTTGAGCACGTAGTTGTGGTAGTCCAGCACCTCGCCCAGCTTGGCGGCGAAGCGCTCCCGGTGCAGCAGGTCCTGCATGCGGATTGCGCGGCGGGCGATCTTGTCCTCGTAGGCGGGGCCGATGCCTCGGCCGGTGGTGCCGATCTTGCCGGCGCCCTTGGCGGCTTCCCGGGCGTGGTCCAGGGCCACGTGGTGGGGCAGGATCAGGGGGCAGGCCTCGGAAATGGTGAGGCGGCTGGCCACATCGATCCCCCCCTTCTCCAGCATCTCCACTTCTTCCATGAGGGCCTCGGGAGAGCAGACCACGCCGTTGCCGATGTAGCAGCGCACACCTTCCCGCAGGATGCCGGAGGGGATCAGGTGCAACACGGTCTTCTTGCCGCCGATCACCAGGGTGTGGCCAGCGTTGTGGCCGCCCTGGAAACGCACCACACCCTGGGCGCGATCGGTAAGCCAGTCGACGATCTTGCCCTTGCCTTCGTCACCCCACTGGGTGCCGATCACCACAACGTTCTTGCTCATTTTGCTTCCCTTGGTCGATCCGGAGATGGGTTAGGAGTTCAGAGGCTGGATGGTCCAGCCATCGGCGGTTTTGTTCAAGATACGGTCACAGCCGGTTTCAGCGCGATGACCTGCCTGGCCAGGCAGTTCCACGACCACCCGCTCGCCGGCCTGGCGCAACTGGTCAATGCGGGCCTGCAGGCCGTCGTCCGCATCGTGGGGGGCGAGGATGCCGCCCCGGGCCGCGGGCTCGGCGAGGCAGTCCAGGATCTGGCGCAGGTCCAGGGAAAACCCCGTGGCGGGACGGCTGCGGCCGAACACGCTGCCGGCGCCGTCATAACGGCCACCCAGGGCCACTGCCCGGGCCTGGCCGCCGGCATAGGCGGCCATGACAACACCGTTGTGATAGCCGTCACCCCGCAGGTCGGACAGGTCCACGCTCACCTGGGCACCCTCCCCAGCCGCCAGCAGGCGGGAAAGGTCATCCAGGGCCATGTGGATGGCTGGCAGCTTGGGCAGAAGGGTCTTAGCCCGGTCCAGGGCCTCCCGGCCGCCATAGAGTTCCGTGAGGGCGCCGAAGCCCTCGCGCCAGGCCCTATCCAGGCCGGCGGTGAGGGCGGCCACCTCGGGCGCATCCTTCTGGCGCAGGGCGGCGAACAATTGGCTCGCCTTGTCCGCCTCCAGGCCCGAACCGGCCACCATGGCGTGAAAAAGGCCAGCGTGGCCCAGGCTGAGGCGCATGTCCGGCACGCCCGCCACCCGCAAGGCGGCCAGGAGCAGGGACTGGATTTCCAGGTCCGCCTCGATGCCGGCATGACCGAACAGTTCCGCGCCCACCTGGATGGGTTCCCGGCTGGCCAGCATGCCGGCGGGCTTGGTACGTAGCACAGGGCCGGCGTAGCAAAGGCGGGCAACCCCCTGGCGATTGAGCAGGTGGGCGTCGATGCGGGCGGCCTGGGGGGTCATGTCGGCCCGCACGCCCAGCATGCGGCCGGAAAGGCCATCCACCACCTTGAAGGTCTTCAGGTCCAGGTCCCGGGCGGCGCCCGTGAGGAGGGAATCCAGATACTCCACCAGGGGCGGAGCGATGAGGTCGTAGCCATAGCTGTCGAACAGGTCGAGGAAACGCCTGCGCAAGGCCTCCGCAGAGCGGGCGTAGGGTGGCAGGATGTCCTCGATATATTCGGGCAGAAGCCAGGCTGGAGTCATTGAACGGGGGAATTAGTTAAGGACGTGTCAACCAGAGGATCAGCAGCCCGGCCAGCATGGAAGTCAGTCCCATGAATCGCAACTGGCCATCATTGAACTGGGTCATGCGCAGAAAGGCCTCACGCCAGGCTGCTGGCGCGATGAAGGGCAGCACACCCTCCATGACCAGCATGAGGGCCAAGGCCGGCAGGAAGATGTCGCCCAGACTCACGCGTCGAATCCATTCGCCAGTTCCATGTCCGACAAAGGCTTACTTGCCGCCCCGGGGAGATTTCATGTAACGGAAGAACTCGGAGTTGGGCTGCAGCACCATTACGTCGTTCTTGCCGGCAAAGCTCTGGCGGTAGGAATCCATGCTGCGGTAGAAGGCATAGAACTCGGGATTCATGCCGTAAGCCGCGCCGTAGATGGCGGAGGCCCTGCCGTCGCCCTCGCCCTTGATGCGCTGGGCATCGCGGTAGGCCTCGGCGATGATGATCTCCCGCTGACGATCGGCGTCGGCTCGAATCTTCTCCGCCTCGGCGGATCCGGTGGAGCGCAGTTCGTTGGCCACCCGCTTGCGTTCAGCATCCATGCGCCGGTAGACAGATTCGCTCACCTCAGCGGGCAGGTCCACCCTCTTGATGCGCACGTCCATGACCTGGACGCCGAAGCGACGGGCATCCTGGTCCGCCTTGCCACGCAACAGGTCCATGACGTTGTCCCGTTCGCCGGACACCACGTCATGCACGGTGCGCTGGCCAAATTCGGCCCGCATGCCGTCGTTGACGGTCTGGAACAGGCGGTTCTCGGCCCGAACCTCGTCACCGGCGAAGCTGACGTAGTACTTCTCCACGTCGAAAACGCGCCACTTGATGTAGTAGTCCACCAGCACGTTCTTCTTCTCGGAAGTGATGAAGCGCTCCGGCTCCGCCGCGTCCAGGGTCAGGATGCGGGTATCGAAATAGCGCACGTTCTGCACGAA
Protein-coding sequences here:
- the hflC gene encoding protease modulator HflC; the encoded protein is MKNPVNLIVALVAALLLLSLSIYTVDQRQAAMVFQLGEVVQVHKSPGLYFKLPFVQNVRYFDTRILTLDAAEPERFITSEKKNVLVDYYIKWRVFDVEKYYVSFAGDEVRAENRLFQTVNDGMRAEFGQRTVHDVVSGERDNVMDLLRGKADQDARRFGVQVMDVRIKRVDLPAEVSESVYRRMDAERKRVANELRSTGSAEAEKIRADADRQREIIIAEAYRDAQRIKGEGDGRASAIYGAAYGMNPEFYAFYRSMDSYRQSFAGKNDVMVLQPNSEFFRYMKSPRGGK
- a CDS encoding adenylosuccinate synthase codes for the protein MSKNVVVIGTQWGDEGKGKIVDWLTDRAQGVVRFQGGHNAGHTLVIGGKKTVLHLIPSGILREGVRCYIGNGVVCSPEALMEEVEMLEKGGIDVASRLTISEACPLILPHHVALDHAREAAKGAGKIGTTGRGIGPAYEDKIARRAIRMQDLLHRERFAAKLGEVLDYHNYVLKHYFKWETVDFHQTLDQAMELAEKIKPMIGDVPRNLYEANKRGENLLFEGAQGTLLDIDHGTYPFVTSSNCTAGGASTGSGMGPSAMHYILGITKAYTTRVGSGPFPTELFDDNGKWLAEKGHEFGATTGRPRRCGWFDAAALKRAIQINGLTGMCVTKLDVLDGMDTIRIATGYKLGGEVCDILPVGSEMLADCEPVYEDHPGWKESTVGVKTFEELPANAQKYLMRMEELCGVPADIISTGPDREETIVRRHPFE
- a CDS encoding DUF2065 domain-containing protein; the encoded protein is MGDIFLPALALMLVMEGVLPFIAPAAWREAFLRMTQFNDGQLRFMGLTSMLAGLLILWLTRP
- a CDS encoding ABC transporter substrate-binding protein, whose amino-acid sequence is MRTVVRLLLLLLAAFLSACSGPSNSPYPGGLAGQSVLFSAFSERPKHLDPARSYSENEYVFIGNIYEPALQYHFLKRPYELEPLTLEAMPRVRHLDAQGREVAADNPALAFTEYELRLKPGIRYQPHPAFARKPDGTPRYIPMDPVELEAIDRFDQFLETDTRELQAADYVFQIRRLADPRVQSPLLGLMAEYIVGLKEFSLAIAAEAKQVPRDGFIDLDRFELPGAQVVDKYTWRIRIRGKYPQFQYWLAMPFFAPVPKEAERFYRQPGMAEKNFTLDWQPVGTGAYYLAENDPNRVMRLARNPHYHDDFFPAGHQDAGRRLPMVDQVVYSLEKEDVPYWNKFLQGYYDASGVSSDSFDQAIRIGADGTPDLTPDMRERGIQLTTTVRASNWYLGFNMMDATVGGVAERNRKLRQAISIALDYEEFISIFLNGRGVPGQGPLPPGIYGQRDGEEGINPVVYTWDGRQPRRRPLAEAQALLAQAGYPGGREAATGQPLTLYFDTMASGPEAKSRLDWYRKQFARLGIQLVVRSTDYNRFQDKMLKGNAQLFEWGWNADYPDPENFFFLLYGPNKKVGSNGENAANYENSAFDRLFERMKEMENGPERQVVIDQMVRITREDAPWVFAFYPKSFGLRHGWVANAEPNLMAHNQLKYRRVDGAARAAYQAAWNRPVWWPLALTVALLAAVIWPAVAAYRKRLKATAC
- a CDS encoding ATP phosphoribosyltransferase regulatory subunit, with protein sequence MTPAWLLPEYIEDILPPYARSAEALRRRFLDLFDSYGYDLIAPPLVEYLDSLLTGAARDLDLKTFKVVDGLSGRMLGVRADMTPQAARIDAHLLNRQGVARLCYAGPVLRTKPAGMLASREPIQVGAELFGHAGIEADLEIQSLLLAALRVAGVPDMRLSLGHAGLFHAMVAGSGLEADKASQLFAALRQKDAPEVAALTAGLDRAWREGFGALTELYGGREALDRAKTLLPKLPAIHMALDDLSRLLAAGEGAQVSVDLSDLRGDGYHNGVVMAAYAGGQARAVALGGRYDGAGSVFGRSRPATGFSLDLRQILDCLAEPAARGGILAPHDADDGLQARIDQLRQAGERVVVELPGQAGHRAETGCDRILNKTADGWTIQPLNS